DNA sequence from the Perca flavescens isolate YP-PL-M2 chromosome 3, PFLA_1.0, whole genome shotgun sequence genome:
GATGCAAGTGTCAGCCAAAATGCATGCTGAACCCAGATGTCTCTTTCACCAGTGTTTGGGGTTGAGTGAAATGTGGTATCAAATTGTGTATCACAGCCACTCATTCAAGTACAGTAACTGGAAAACCGAAAGGGGTGAAAACTTAAGAGCtcaaaaagtgaaaagaaaacaaaacccaGAATGAACAGTGTTTAAAACTCATGAAGTCAGTGGAGCTCGACTGAGTCTACGAGCAGTCCAGCATGCAAATAACATGATCGAAACCTCTGCTACACGACGTACATAAAACTTTAAGAGGCAACTAAGAGAAAACTCACACTCTGTAAACACAAGTCAAGGGCAGCTGAACTATCTAGACTCCAGAAACCCTGTTTGAACTGGCTCTGGCGGGAAGATCAAAGATGTCAGCCTGTTACCCATAGTTAATACACAATCCAACCGAATGAGCGAGTGACAAAGCAACAGGTGGGTGAATTGAATTATTAAACCAGGGGTGAGTTAGTGTTGAGAAGGGGAAGAAaggcagccacacacacacacagcaaggctTGGGTGAGCAACACTTACAAAGGACAGTTAACATTGGGAAATGAACAGGTCAGGTTTGTTTCCTTTAGGACTCTACAGCAGAGGGAATGAGAAAGAGACAAGAGACATGACGAGTCACCGAGAAATAAAAGGTGGCGAATGCAAACAGCCCGAAGGAATGCAGGAGTAGAAAGAATGAATCAAATGGGGCTGAATGATTTATCGTTCCTCACATCAAAATCACGATGTAAAATAAGAGCCCGGCTCCTACGATTTGAACATTTCCAGTCTCAACCAGTTGCAGCCTCTGGTGGTGACAATTTAGCAGCTTAAAAGACAGATTCGCTCAGCTGTAGCCTAATGTTTATTCAGTGAGTTGGTCAAACAACAGAAGAGATATATTGActgtttataaaataaaaaaaaaataaaaaggagcaACAGAGTGGTGTGTCTTTTTTCTACataacatacattttaaatgagacGGTTGGTAGACAGAGTTGTCGGAATTTCCCAAGTCAATTTTTAAGAGCTATATATCATTTTGATCTCATAACCACGAAAGCTCAAAATCAGGACCTCCAGTTTTCAGGGCCGTGAAACAGCTTGTCCCGTCGGCGTGTAAAGCGAACGTTAGCTCAAGCAGCCGAGGTGTCAACAGTAGCATTAGGGGGGCTGTCAGTCCAACATAAACATCGTCAGATTTGATTAACCAACCGTTTGTAATTACCATTTAACTGTTGAACTATGTGTTTTctagggctggacccgaatattcgaatatttgtttggtgggttggtattcgatttgaaaatttgacattcgaatatttgtttttttgttattttggtttattcaatttctgcatttatctgtcgttcacactccagtccagttggtggcggtaatgctcatttaagttggtttgccaaccgccaataaactacaaagaagaagaagaagaagaagaagaagaagaagaagatactgtCGGTACACTATGACGCCCACTTTGAGTATTTAgcgagctgggcagagaagctatcggcgataacaagtgcggaaatggaaaactgtttcgcgtttttccgttgtgattcgtccagaaacttcaacattgtgaggcgaagagatcgttttggaatataaagcttggatattacatttccttggactcttggggatttatgaaaatcaagttttgttccaaataccactttgttgctgaaaggacaacgacaacaggtatgcatgcactctcggctgcgcagattacggctgaacggttttattttctgttactttgtaaccGTTGACGGgacggtgatccttgagaggttaaaagtttattaattctgaacgggtctggcctgtctatctatattgcaccaaaAACGACACTGCACTCCtttgtgaagtcgtttggatgaaaggttctcaaaataatcaaaatgcaaacaaacagacagacacatagagattcctgcaattattagagataataatactttccgaagcttcgaatattcgatgctcattactaccgaagcttcgaagctcaaaaaaatggtattcggaccagccctagTGTTATCAATGAATATAACACCACTTTTAGAATAGCACATATACCACTAATGTCTAATATCTTAATAAATGTGAGCTGAACAGGTCATTTTATCCATAATATACAGTAAACTAGGCAAGTTTACTTTGAACTTTTGGTGTTTCTCTTattgacttaaaaaaacaacctaacatgCAACTGTATTTGTCTATCTGTaatttagtatttatttattccagTGTAGTTTAGTCTATGTAAATGAATCGCAATTAAAATCACGATCTTTGTTAGGTAGGATGGTTACGACTTGTAGCTCTAGAGGGCCGATTCAGCTCAGCCACATGTACAACAGTAAGACAGAAATTCTGTAACAAACCAAGTCTGTAGCTGGGCATGCAAACTGTGAGCAGCAGGATCCAGGTCCTGAAAGTTTAAGCTGATGTCGTTGTGGCTTTTTAGGTCATGGCTTAACTTTTCACCATCTCTGAACTTCAACAACCAGATTTCCTTGTTACTTGAttctagggctgggacgattcgtcAATGTAGTCGACGTCATCGATTACATAAATGCgtcgacacaaataatttgaGTCGACGTGTCactaaataacataaataaaacttgcgtgcaaacaaagaatttctaataaggtgcaaattaatgaatgtaatgcggaactactgtTCGATATGCGGATTCTAGGGAcacttagggcgttttcacacatgaaagtccgaaccaaggttcatgtttttgttacattgtatacatttgatccggtaagttttggtttcacattgCAGTTTAGCAAGCacactaaagatctatacgtgacaaacctacgtcctgccatcatcacatacgtgagctacgtctccagatacttctaactgattggtttgttgaagggcttcctcgtcctctcatatcctctctctgtgtcggagtttttcaactgcctgctgctcctccccccctactgcctgctgctctccccctactgactgctgctctcccccctgctgctccccctactgactgctgctctccccctactgactgctgcctcCCCACTGACTGCTGCCCCCCCCtactgctctgctgctgctccccccctactgactgctgctctccccctactgactgctgctccccCCTACTGacctgctctccccctactgactgctgctctccccactgactgctgctctcccccccggcctgctgctctcccccctgCCTGCTGCTGCCACGGCCCCCCCCCACTgacctgctgctctccccccctactgactgctgctctcccccctactgactgctgctctccccctgactgctgctctccccccctgactgctctccccctactgactgctgctctccccctactgccgcggctctttttgttttgttgtgatgttgagaagcaagacacgggaactttctttctggagcatttattcagagacaaactgaaacctacgctgtacatttaccatttaacaaataaactgctgatgtattctctgctctgatagccgacagctgtcttctctgaacgcattcaccgtcactctctctcactaagcaccttaaaggagcttccccggtcttgtaacacaaggagagcctgccagagcttattgtatttggtccaaaagtccgaaccatccaaaaaatgctttcacactataaacgaaccggaccgagaccacctctttttatcggaccaaaatttggtcttttgatccggaccgcggtccgggggaggtttcacacctgtaattttggtttggatcaaactaaaaagtccaaaagtccagaccaaacgaggtatgtgtgaaaacgcccttaatcTATAGTCCtgccttagctctgaagctagtCGAGCTCCTGCTACGtgcagttttttgtcaggtcgACGGTCCAGTGAGCgagtcagagatagcagcacGAAAGGACGAGCATGGAGAGTGGCGACTCACAAGAGTTAGAGGACCCGCTGGCctctttaagatcgcaagtttggGAAAACATTGAGACTGTATGGGTGCAGCCTGCAGCCTTGCCCTCCCACCTGGTGCCGTCCCCGCCTCGAAAACGTCGGTCTTCGGGTCagttccagtagtaggctacaggcgagagagtggtggataagacaaCGACTGTGTGTCGGCGTTGTTCAGCAGCTGTTGGGTATGagagtggaaatacatctaaagcccgagacacaccaagccgattatcggccgttggatagtctggcgaggtcggtgactcaagtctgttcggtgtgtcccgtgccgtcgtcagcctgaggggctgtcggccttcattttggccgacctgacatgttcagtcggagacagggcagtcgggactcacatGGAAATATCGAGGGGGATGAGCAtgaaatctgacaaaaatcttttaaactgatctttgttgatctgaaataaagacagattcagcaactgcatggcctatttcttgtttaaaatgttttcagaaacctgTTTCAGTGAACCATttcagtacaatatgagattgtattctgaacaagccgccatgacagtctggctttgaatttccggagaaaacaaacccatgtgacatgttcgtccaatcagctgccggttttcattttttgggcaacaagaTTAATACAGAttacctgctgttatggagatgtattacgtctcatcTCTTTGGtatgttctgaggcactttttggacaaactcggggagactgatcagtccgactggcctttctgccgacggttagccttctggttggtgtgtaacggctataacatgctaacgcatatcgagacaaaaaaaactgtccaacttctcctccctacagtccttaaccagcctttagatacaaataattaaagttaaattaaagggagaagagcttggatgttaaacaagagcttattcattattttacctactgttaAATAAAGCAAATACAGGTTAATCTCTCATAcactactctttttgcacttgctctgtttactttaagtttttgtattcctcttgaAAGTGACTatattttgtggttggattgatagccaACCACTTACTGAAATTAGTTTtatgtaaattgttaataattgagcaatgggaaaataatcacTAATCGAAAAATGTATCGTTAGATTAGACGactaattgaaaaaataatcgctagattaatcgtttaaaaaataatcgtttaaaaaaataatcgtttaaaaaaaataatcgtttgggacagccctacttgatctctccccccccccccccagttcTGTCAAACTAACATCTAAAGATCAGATACATCACCATGCCTTCACTTGGATCACAATGGGACAGGAGCAGATCCTCTGTTGCCATCGTAGCCTTTTAGAGTGTCCCAACACTAGAAGTGCAAATACTTTCTAACAACTTCAGCAGGAGTAGCCAAAAACTAATTCATCTTGGGCATATGAGCAGAGTAAAAGGTAAACACAAAAGGAAACTGGAACAACGCAGCCcaacaagtaaaaacaaaatcacaccCAATCACAACTAATTACTTTAGACTGTTAACCAACTGTACTGGAGCCCTACACACCAAGCTGTGTAGAGAGCCAGGTTAGAACCAACGCCTTTTCCTATTTAGCTGATCGCTGCAGTTATTACGACAGTGATATAACTCACAGTGACAAAGCTAAAATCATAATTTAGATGTACGGCTTACTTTTCCTTGTAAAAATGGAAATGCAATACTATACGTCAGCATCAGAACATCAATCAAGCTGCTCACAGTATCAAGACGCGTTTTAAATCCAGCGTAACAAAGTTTTAGGTAGGTAACGGGAGATGAGCAAGTTAGTTCGTCAGTGTATCAGCATCGCTGAAAAAGGTGCTGCAGTGACACACAGGTAGGTTGCAGTGCAGTACATTGTTCTAGATTAATATTATGAACGGCGGCACCATGATACGAGACTCTTACCCTCTCCCTGCATATCTGAAGTCCATAGTGTGAGGTTGTCACGTAACAACTGCATGATAAGCGTAGAGTCCTTGTAGCTGTCTTCATTCAGTGTGTCCAGTTCTGCGATGGCGTCATCGAACGCAGCCTTTGCCAACCTGAGCAAACACACTTCTGTTGAAATCACTTCGTACTTAAACCGTATCAGAACATGTATTCACACTCAAAATGTTACTGGTTATTTTTCCAAGCCCATCACATTAAGATAAGGTGGAAAGATATATCCCACATTATCCATCTGTGTCAGAGATTGTGTGTATTAAGTAACTCAATTAACTCAATTCCTGTTAGCTTGCAATGGGCTTCTATTAATATTACTTTATGCATATGTCAACACAAAGCCAAAGCCACACAGGAATGGCTTCAAACTAACAATGTTAACGTTGAGTCAGAGACTAGCTCTAAATACAATCCAGAATATGTGGCAGGACTTGAAAACTGCTGTTGAATCTATATTGCCAAGCAACCTTTCTGAGCACACATAAATACTTACTTGAGGGGGGTGAATACTATTAACCATTTTGTGTTACATGCTTAATTTAGATTGATCCAAGCCAAAAGAAGCCTACTTAcatcttaattaaaaaaatgtatattgtaaTAGAAAAAACATGAAGAGTTCAAGGGGGTGAATACTTTTGAAAATGAACACagggtttaaaggtcccatgatataaaaatttcactttatgaggttttttaacattaatatgagttcccccagcctgcctatggtcacccagtggctagaaatggtgataggtgtaaaccgagccctgggtatcctgctctgcctttgagaaaatgaaagctcagatgggccgatctggaatcttctccttatgaggtcataaggagcaaggttacctcccctttctctgctttgcccacccagagaatttggcccacccatgacagagagagacatcatggctttcaaacgagaaaagtggcagttggtcaaggccacacctccaccctccaccttgcccccccccctctcctcctcaatagctacagacacagagatggcACAtattaaggaaagctcattgtatgactggctctagtggctgtaattctgcactaaggctgaattttgggaaagagacttcagatacagtattaggggaccactaaggtctatataaaagcatccaaagagcaccgtgtcatgggacctttaaaacttcATCCTCACTTGTCAGAACAACGGCCCTGATGGGGAAAAGGCAAGAACCTCTAGTTATGCATGGAAACTGGGGAAGATTAGTGAaggtagataaaaaaaaaaaaaaaaaaaaaaaaaaaaaagaatgaaccTATGTTCTTTATAGTCAGGGCTCCAACACCTTGAATCCTTAAAAAAACCCTCTTCTGATCAAATCTTGGGAGGTGCTATGTAAATAAAAGATTATACTCTGCTTTACCATTGTTGATAAGACtaaagagaaagggaggaagTGTATTGCGGAAACAGTAACCTGCAAGCACGGTCAGGAGAGTTTAGGATCTCATAGTAGAAGACGGAGAAGTTGAGGGCAAGGCCAAGGCGGATGGGGTGTGTGGGTGGCAGCTCCAACATGGCTAGATCGGTAGCAGTTTTGTAGGCCACCAGGCTGTTCTCTGCTGCCTCCTTTCTGTTGTTGCCAGTGGCAAATTCTGCCAGGTACCTGTGGTAGTCACCCTTCCTGGAattggagaaaaacaaaattgGTTACCAAATTCAGTAACTATAGTTGTTTCCTTTGTCTTAAGTGCATGATACAATGACAAGTTAATTGTTATGCTTAGTGTGTTTACGGTCTTGATGGAGCTAGTAGTGCAAGCTTTCACTATAAAATATTCCTGAAAAGTTCCTATGGTTTCCTCAGATAGGTTTTCAAGCACCCGACCCTGACCTTTGCTGTCTGCAATTTACCTGTCAATATTCCATATTTAACCATACAACTATGTCAAATAATgctcagacacaaaaacatactcaTTCTGTTTAAAGGACAGGAGAGGGTTCATTTATACATCTACTAATTTACATTCAGACCACAAAGCTCTTACATTTTGTTGTAGAAGACCTTAGACTCTCCCATGACAGCAGAGGGGAGTAGGTGCCTTTCCAGTGCATCCAGAATGTCACCACAGATTGACTTCAGCTCCTTCTCAACCTgccatcaaacaaacaaaataaggaTGGATTATTCAAatcaacaaaacatttttaacattttccaCAAGTTCTCCTCTAAGTCCAAAAGATACTTTCTGCTTCTGTGTGGGTACAAAGTCTATGTAAAGTAAATCCAGTCACCTGCCTATGTTTGTGAGGGTCAAACGTATGACTGCGTGCCAACAAACACGTGACTACGTCCATGTACACAGACACCTGCTGTAGCTGCCTGTGTCCTTCTCAGGACTACATCTGCCCAATGCTAATAACCTGTGACAAATGTGTTCCCCAAGGGAGATAAGAGAACGACAAAAGAAATGATGGTACAACAGCAGGATTACCCATCGCTGAATCCGATTAGGTCACTGACTGCAGCCCAACTGCCTCTCCCATCTCTCTGACACACTCTGGCCTCTCCCAGATTAACAGCCGGCTCTTATTACCTTCATAAAAGCAAGAGAGTGTAGGATTTTGCCAACTATGACTCAGACACAGTCTGTCCGGTAGCTGCTTATAGTGTGTATTTATATTACTTAGATATCTCACATTCGCACAGCAAATCTGAGCTACTTTGCAAtggtatactgtatatcatatttGGGACAATGGGACATAAATGGACATATGAATTCATGGAAGTGTTCCTGACAGACACTTTCTAAACACATATGCTAAGCTTGTTTAATGGGCCTTTGCTGAGCACTTTACCGTTTGCCTGTATTCCCGGATCATCTTCAGTTTCTCTTCTCCGCCCTTGTTCTCTTCCCTCTGTTCAATACTGCTAATTATCCTCCAGGAGGCTCTCCGAGCTCCAATCACATTCTTGTAGGCCACTGATAGTAGGTTCCTCTCCTCCACTGTGAGCTCCACATCCATGCCTGCCACGTTCTTCATAGACACCACCATCTCTGTTGAGGAGACAAATATAACAGTCCTCAGATATTtcattcaaataaatgtttctcatCAACCTAACATCTTGAGAGTACACACTAAAAACTAGCTGTCAATCTTCTCACCATGTTGTCTGACTAAAAACTTGAGAGATTTAATGTCTGAGCTTTTGAAACTAAAGCGTCAATTCCCTAATTGTGCTGTGACATAATGCTTTCAAGTGGCAAACAGAGATTAAAATATATTCAGGTGACCAGCAATAGTATGCCATTTCCACATACTTTAAAATATTGTAATTGGACTATAAGCATTAGAGATCTGAAAGCAAATAAATATGCTTCACAAATCCATGacttttggggaaaaaaactgcaTTATGGATGAAGTGTTCAGGCTTCAAGGGTGTTGTGCCTTCAGATCATTTATAGCTTACAGAATATGCAAGACAGATGACAGAAGGTGTTTAGAGTAAATGTTAAAAGGCAAGCATCTgtattttttaacctggaccctatttggTTTTTGTGCCTAAGTGACTAATGGGGACAACAATTTTTGAAATTGGTCTAGAATTAAGTGAGAGCCCTGCAGATGGCAGCCACGAAAACAGGCTGCGATTTCGCTCTGGGCGATTGTCAACCGTCAATGTACGTCCACTAACAGTGCTTATTTTTGGTAGCTtagtgttatttaaaatatttgcaATGTCATGGCTAAAGATTCAGCTGATTACTACAAAGTGGATTTAAGTCACCTCTCGCAAGAATTCAGAACGAGACTTCTCTGTGAGCGACTTTGGTTAGACTCAATAAGAAACAGACCAAGCGAAGggtaaagaaaaatgttttatttcctcTGTAGGACATTTCAATAATCctgtcagacacttagactAAGCATCTGAGCCTGTCATTGGCAAAAACAAGCACCTTTAGTGGACGTACATTGATGGTGCGTACTCGCCTCCAGCGATTAGCCTACATTGCAGACCATTTCCCTGCTCCTGGCTGCAGGGCTCTCACTCAATGTGTGGTAGGAATGTTTGGAGCGGATTCAGACAGCCTCTCTAGCATTAACAAAATATAATTCAAATGCAGCATTTAACTATCagcagcacttaaaaaaaatgcgTTTGTCATTAGTGACGACTGTGCTGTCAGTGTAGCCTAGCTATACTGATGACTAAAGTaccctacttttttttttttttttttttttttttttttaaaaaaaggtgcTGTACTCAATATTCAGAAATAATTAGTGgtctgggattgcctccacacagATCAGATACCGACGCTTTGTGACGGCCATCTGCGTTAGATACCGATGCACAAGGCACTCACATTCTCGGATTACAACTCACACACAGGGcgtgtgacttcattctctgttCAGGGCGGTATTAATCCAtcatatctttacatagcaaataggCCTAGttgtttactgctatattaCTGTTATATATGAATGAATATGGAGTGAATTATGCGGTTTTTTATACTGTCATTGTTTCGCTGACCAGGCATCACACAGGATGGTGCTGTCAAGATGTGATTTACAATGATGCAAGGTCACAAAAGTACAATTAAATCCAAATGTCATGCTGTGGGCTTTATTAGCTAAATTACAAATGCATTGCTTGACATAAATTAAGAAAATCACAtcgaaaaaaatattttatcttGCACAAACAGCCACtctaaaattaaattaactttatCTATTCTGCCTAAATTCCGTACAACAATATATATACTGAAATagattaataaaatgtaaatatcaaCGACATTGCCATTATGCCCCATTACCGGTTTTAATGATTAAGACAAAAGAGGGGATCAGATTTCCATCCAATAAGTTTCTTCTGGCTAAGGGACTGCACAGACATAAACCAATTTCCCATTTCATTGATATGTAGCTAATATACTTCTCAGGTTAAAAGTATGGTAGAACGGTATAGCATCATTGGCAGCTTGCAGGGTattgactttttaaaataactaaCTTTGTGGGTTGAATGGTTCAAACGTACAGGCTAGATTCTCCCTGAATTTGAGAAGAGTGGCTGGCTGATATTAATTAGCTAATACATGACTTCTCCCATGACAATCTATGAAGCTCTTTATAAATTCATCTGTCCATGGCATGTTAAACATCAGATAACCTACTGGAGAATAACAATATGAATGGACTACATTCCAGCAAGGTTACCATTCAGCCAGTAAACCATACATCACTCTGTAAATACACTCTGTCCAAATCCCGTGAATGAGTCATGGCACATTCACTTAACGTTACTGGGCAACGTATGACCAGTGGCAAAGGCTCCGTCTAAAAACAGCCTCAACAAGGCCTGTAATGGTATGACAATCTGACAGAGTGTaccagagagaggaagagggagtcATTTTCGCCAATCGATCCTTATAGCCTGCTTGCAGGGGAACACCCCACCAAGTGAACAGCTGCCCTCACACTTACTGCTAACACACAGCAAGCTTCATGTAGCTAAGCTTTATCTGTATATTTTTAcgtaccgtgtgtgtgtgtgtgtgtgtgtgtgtgtgtatatatatatatatatatatatatatatatatatatataattattttcattgtgcaTAACGTTACATGTACCGCATTCATGTTTAAATCCAGCTTATTAATTTGCAATTACTGTCTTACATAAATGTATATTATCTTATTTCACATTTCATTATGTTCATATGTATCCATATATTAACTTGCATTATTTTATATCGTAGATTCTCATTTAGTTATATAcattcttttttcatttaataatttaattaacGTTAGCAATTGTTGGAGGGAGGCTGAAAACTAGGATTTTCAGTGACAACGACTGCTTCTGTAATTGGTGTGCATCTGACAATAAATAACTTGCAATTCAGCTAACGCCTCGCTAATGTGAAAGTTGGCTAACATTGGTGACAGAATCACGCAAAAACTTGGTACGTTATTGTGCGTACATAGACAGATGACAGTGGGTGTTGCTTATAGTAACTAACCGGCCAGTAGCTAAGCTACAGCGATAGCATGGTGCAGGGGAGGCAACTCTTGGTTGATGCTAGATCGCACCCGATACACGTACGACGTCAACACGGGCATACTGCGCAGGCGTCAACACTTCCCGTCCAAAAACTACACAATCGAACATATTCCAACATGAATGTAATTAGA
Encoded proteins:
- the ywhae1 gene encoding tyrosine 3-monooxygenase/tryptophan 5-monooxygenase activation protein, epsilon polypeptide 1, whose product is MGEREDLVYQAKLAEQAERYDEMVVSMKNVAGMDVELTVEERNLLSVAYKNVIGARRASWRIISSIEQREENKGGEEKLKMIREYRQTVEKELKSICGDILDALERHLLPSAVMGESKVFYNKMKGDYHRYLAEFATGNNRKEAAENSLVAYKTATDLAMLELPPTHPIRLGLALNFSVFYYEILNSPDRACRLAKAAFDDAIAELDTLNEDSYKDSTLIMQLLRDNLTLWTSDMQGEGEEQNKEALQDVEDEPQ